One part of the Bradyrhizobium sp. CB1650 genome encodes these proteins:
- a CDS encoding Crp/Fnr family transcriptional regulator: MSKQTEFAVILKMNPMFADLGADELQRLSNLCHTQHLANGEVLFQKGDPGGALFGVRRGQIRIETGASDGSRLTLNFMGPGDLFGEVAVLDGQSRTADATAGEASELFVLRREDFLAFLEREPKVAIKLIALLCQRIRWQSERMEESMLQPLPVRLARRLCALAADFGSEVHISQEQLGVFVGAARESVNRQLQAWRKDAILDLQRGRILLKNMTRLTSIARNE, encoded by the coding sequence ATGAGCAAGCAGACCGAATTTGCGGTCATTCTGAAAATGAACCCGATGTTCGCGGATCTCGGGGCGGACGAACTCCAACGGCTGTCCAATCTCTGCCATACCCAGCATCTGGCGAACGGCGAGGTCCTGTTCCAGAAGGGCGATCCTGGCGGCGCCTTGTTCGGCGTGCGCCGCGGTCAGATCCGCATCGAGACCGGTGCCTCCGACGGCAGCCGGCTGACGCTGAATTTCATGGGCCCCGGCGATCTGTTCGGCGAGGTCGCGGTACTGGACGGGCAGAGCCGCACCGCGGACGCCACCGCCGGCGAGGCCAGCGAGCTGTTCGTGCTGCGGCGCGAGGATTTTCTTGCCTTCCTCGAGCGCGAACCGAAGGTTGCGATCAAGCTGATCGCGCTGCTCTGCCAGCGCATCCGCTGGCAGAGCGAGCGCATGGAGGAGTCCATGCTGCAGCCGCTGCCGGTGCGGCTTGCGCGGAGGCTTTGCGCGCTCGCCGCCGACTTCGGCTCTGAGGTCCACATCTCGCAGGAACAACTCGGCGTCTTCGTCGGCGCCGCCCGCGAAAGCGTCAATCGCCAGCTTCAGGCCTGGCGCAAGGACGCGATCCTGGATCTCCAGCGCGGCCGGATTCTCCTGAAGAACATGACGCGGCTGACGTCGATCGCGCGGAATGAGTAG
- a CDS encoding efflux RND transporter permease subunit: protein MALNISAWSIRNPLPSVVFSIILLILGWVSFTKLAVTRLPSADIPVISVAVSQFGAAPAELESQVTKTVEDAVSGVEGVRHITSSITDGLSVTTIQFALETNTDRALNDVKDAVTRVRSNLPQNVTEPLIQRVDVIGLPIVTYAAISPGKTPEQLSYFVDDVVKRALQGVRGVAQVERIGGVEREILVSLDPDRLQAMGLTAVNVSQSLRGTNVDVAGGRAEIGKNDQAIRTLAGAKTLSDLTGTMIPLFGGGEVRLDDLGTVTDTIADRRTFARFNGEPVVALGIKRSKGASDVVVAAAVQKRIDVLKAAYPDVDLKLIDTSVEYTKGNYEAAISTLFEGAILAVIIVLLFLRDLRATIIAAISLPLSIFPAFWAMDILGFSLNLVSFLAITLSTGILVDDAIVEIENIVRHMNMGKSPYRAALEAADEIGLAVIAISLTIIAIFAPASFMSGIAGQFFKQFGITVSVQVFFSLLAARFVTPMLAAYFLKHHNHEEPPPGRVLRTYHKIVAWSVKHYFITVVIGFAIFAASIWSITLLPQGFLPAQDSARSLLAIELPPGTQLAYTEKVTEDIVARLRKRPEVKSIFVDGGRVPPGTQEVRRAALIINYTPKTERDITQRELEFSISQELENIPDIRFWFLDENGLRAISLVVTGVDANIVNNVASELATQMKRIPTISNVISETALERPELRIEPRADLAARLGVSTESLSQTIRVATIGDVGPALAKFDVGDRLVPIRVQLEDAARGNLKTLEQLRVPLGEHGEKGGVPLSVIADVKLDQGPTSINRYDRERQATVAADLVGSAALGDATKKIYELPVMKSLPKGVKVSPSGDAESLNELSDGFATAITAGLLMVYAVLVLLFGTFLQPITILFSLPLSIGGAIAALLVTGKQLTTPVWIGILMLMGIVTKNAIMLVEFAIEATRAGKTREDAMIDAGMKRARPIVMTTIAMVAGMMPSALAVGAGGEFRSPMALAVIGGLLFSTILSLVFVPAMFMVMDDIGTMFWRFGKRLIVHSEDAETADHHGAAHAGAAPASKKIVHPAAE from the coding sequence ATGGCTCTCAATATTTCGGCATGGTCGATCCGCAATCCGCTGCCGTCGGTCGTCTTTTCGATCATCCTCTTGATCCTGGGCTGGGTCTCCTTCACCAAGCTCGCGGTGACGCGGCTGCCTTCGGCCGACATTCCCGTGATCTCGGTCGCGGTATCGCAGTTCGGCGCGGCACCCGCCGAGCTCGAGTCCCAGGTCACCAAGACGGTTGAAGACGCGGTCTCCGGCGTCGAGGGCGTGCGGCACATCACCTCGTCGATCACCGACGGGCTGTCGGTGACCACGATTCAGTTCGCGCTCGAGACCAACACCGACCGCGCGCTCAACGATGTCAAGGACGCCGTCACGCGCGTGCGCTCCAACCTGCCGCAGAACGTCACCGAGCCGCTGATCCAGCGCGTCGACGTGATCGGCCTGCCGATCGTCACCTATGCGGCGATCTCGCCGGGCAAGACGCCGGAGCAGCTCTCCTATTTCGTCGACGACGTGGTCAAGCGTGCGCTGCAGGGCGTGCGCGGCGTCGCCCAGGTCGAGCGCATCGGCGGTGTCGAGCGCGAGATCCTCGTGTCGCTCGATCCCGACCGTCTGCAGGCAATGGGGTTGACGGCCGTCAATGTCAGCCAGAGCCTGCGCGGCACCAATGTCGACGTCGCCGGCGGCCGCGCCGAGATCGGCAAGAATGACCAGGCGATCCGCACCCTGGCCGGCGCCAAGACGCTGAGCGACCTCACCGGCACCATGATCCCGCTGTTCGGTGGCGGCGAGGTCCGGCTCGACGATCTCGGCACCGTCACGGACACCATCGCGGACCGCCGTACCTTTGCCCGCTTCAACGGCGAGCCGGTCGTGGCGCTCGGCATCAAGCGCTCCAAGGGCGCCAGCGACGTCGTGGTTGCCGCCGCCGTGCAGAAGCGTATCGACGTGCTGAAGGCCGCCTATCCCGACGTCGACCTCAAGCTGATCGACACCTCGGTCGAATACACCAAGGGCAATTACGAGGCCGCGATCTCGACCCTGTTCGAAGGCGCGATCCTCGCCGTCATCATCGTGCTGCTGTTCCTGCGCGACCTGCGCGCCACCATCATCGCCGCGATCTCGCTGCCGCTGTCGATCTTCCCGGCGTTCTGGGCGATGGACATCCTCGGCTTCTCACTCAACCTCGTCAGCTTCCTCGCCATCACGCTGTCGACGGGTATCTTGGTCGACGATGCCATCGTCGAGATCGAGAACATCGTGCGGCACATGAACATGGGCAAATCGCCCTATCGTGCAGCGCTCGAAGCCGCCGATGAAATCGGTCTCGCGGTGATCGCGATCTCGCTCACCATCATCGCGATCTTCGCGCCTGCAAGCTTCATGTCGGGCATCGCCGGCCAGTTTTTCAAGCAGTTCGGCATCACCGTCTCGGTGCAGGTGTTCTTCTCGCTGCTCGCGGCGCGCTTCGTCACGCCGATGCTGGCGGCTTACTTCCTCAAGCACCACAATCACGAGGAACCGCCGCCCGGGCGCGTGCTGCGCACCTACCACAAGATCGTGGCCTGGTCGGTGAAGCACTATTTCATCACCGTGGTGATCGGCTTTGCGATCTTCGCCGCCTCGATCTGGAGCATCACACTGCTGCCGCAGGGCTTTCTGCCTGCGCAGGACAGCGCGCGCTCGCTGCTCGCGATCGAGCTGCCGCCCGGCACCCAGCTCGCCTACACCGAGAAGGTCACCGAGGACATCGTCGCGCGCCTGCGCAAGCGTCCGGAGGTCAAGAGCATCTTCGTCGACGGCGGCCGCGTTCCGCCGGGGACGCAGGAGGTACGTCGCGCGGCCCTGATCATCAACTACACACCCAAGACCGAACGCGACATCACCCAGCGCGAGCTCGAATTCTCGATCAGCCAGGAACTCGAGAACATCCCCGACATCCGCTTCTGGTTCCTGGACGAGAACGGCCTGCGCGCGATCTCGCTGGTCGTGACCGGCGTCGACGCCAACATCGTCAACAACGTCGCGAGCGAGCTCGCGACGCAGATGAAGCGGATTCCGACCATCTCCAACGTGATCTCGGAAACTGCGCTGGAACGACCGGAACTGCGCATCGAGCCGCGCGCCGACCTCGCCGCACGCCTCGGCGTCTCGACCGAGAGCCTGTCGCAAACCATCCGCGTCGCGACCATCGGCGACGTCGGCCCCGCGCTCGCCAAGTTCGATGTCGGCGACCGGTTGGTGCCGATCCGCGTGCAGCTCGAGGACGCCGCCCGCGGCAATCTCAAGACGCTCGAACAGCTCCGCGTGCCGCTCGGCGAGCACGGCGAAAAGGGCGGCGTGCCGCTCTCGGTCATCGCCGACGTCAAGCTCGACCAGGGCCCGACCAGCATCAACCGCTACGACCGTGAGCGGCAGGCGACCGTCGCCGCCGACCTCGTCGGCTCCGCCGCGCTCGGGGACGCCACCAAGAAGATCTACGAGCTGCCGGTGATGAAGAGCCTGCCGAAGGGCGTGAAGGTCTCACCCTCCGGCGACGCCGAAAGCCTCAACGAACTGTCGGACGGTTTCGCGACCGCGATCACGGCGGGCCTGCTGATGGTCTATGCGGTGCTGGTGCTGCTGTTCGGCACCTTCCTGCAGCCGATCACCATCCTGTTCTCGCTGCCGCTGTCGATCGGCGGTGCGATCGCCGCCCTGCTCGTCACCGGCAAGCAGCTCACCACGCCGGTCTGGATCGGCATCCTGATGCTGATGGGCATCGTGACCAAGAACGCGATCATGCTGGTGGAGTTCGCGATCGAAGCGACCCGTGCCGGCAAGACGCGCGAAGACGCGATGATCGACGCCGGCATGAAGCGCGCCCGCCCGATCGTGATGACCACGATCGCGATGGTCGCCGGCATGATGCCGAGCGCGCTCGCAGTCGGCGCCGGCGGCGAGTTCCGTTCGCCGATGGCGCTCGCGGTGATCGGCGGGCTGTTGTTCTCCACCATCCTGTCGCTGGTGTTCGTGCCCGCGATGTTCATGGTGATGGACGACATCGGCACCATGTTCTGGCGCTTCGGCAAGCGGCTGATCGTGCACAGCGAGGATGCCGAGACCGCCGACCACCACGGAGCTGCGCACGCCGGAGCGGCACCAGCATCGAAGAAGATCGTTCATCCCGCGGCGGAGTGA
- a CDS encoding efflux RND transporter periplasmic adaptor subunit, translating into MKAIDYLKPAGTVALIVALGVGYYLFEHRHRPEVKETPSAALVVVTKSTNACFSDLVRVTGFFVPRREAVVVADQEGSRVTDVFVTEGATVTDNQELARLTAPPQIPGQPARPGSQGPISLKAPAPGLVTEVRTIAGAPASPQAGPMFRIAVNGEIELDAQVPAVHMPKLSSGATVRISRDDAPDLIGRVRLVSPEIDRATQLGRVRISVTNNPSLKVGMFARASIDAKRSCGVAVPKTAIDHLTVQVVKGNTVETRRVRVGLTSDSSTEILEGLDVGEIVVADAGSSLHDGDQIKTVFADEIDRSRVR; encoded by the coding sequence ATGAAGGCCATCGACTATCTCAAGCCTGCCGGAACCGTGGCGCTCATCGTTGCGCTCGGCGTCGGCTATTACTTGTTCGAGCATCGGCATCGTCCGGAAGTGAAGGAGACGCCGAGCGCGGCGCTCGTCGTCGTGACGAAGTCAACCAACGCCTGCTTCTCCGATCTGGTGCGGGTGACCGGCTTCTTCGTGCCGCGACGCGAAGCCGTGGTCGTCGCCGACCAGGAGGGATCCAGGGTCACCGATGTCTTCGTCACGGAAGGCGCGACCGTGACCGACAACCAGGAGCTGGCGCGCCTGACGGCGCCGCCGCAGATTCCGGGCCAGCCGGCACGGCCCGGTTCGCAAGGCCCGATCTCGTTGAAGGCGCCCGCCCCGGGCCTCGTCACCGAAGTCCGCACCATCGCCGGTGCGCCGGCCTCTCCGCAGGCCGGTCCGATGTTCCGCATCGCCGTCAACGGCGAGATCGAGCTCGACGCGCAGGTTCCGGCCGTGCACATGCCCAAGCTCAGCTCCGGCGCCACCGTGCGGATAAGCCGCGACGACGCGCCCGATCTGATCGGGCGGGTCCGGCTGGTCTCACCCGAAATCGACCGCGCCACCCAGCTCGGGCGCGTCCGCATCAGCGTCACCAACAATCCGTCGCTGAAGGTCGGCATGTTCGCCCGCGCCTCGATCGACGCCAAGCGAAGCTGCGGCGTTGCGGTTCCAAAGACCGCCATTGACCACCTCACCGTCCAGGTGGTCAAAGGCAATACGGTCGAGACGCGCAGGGTGCGGGTCGGACTGACGTCCGACAGCTCAACGGAAATCCTGGAAGGGCTCGACGTCGGCGAAATCGTCGTGGCCGACGCCGGCTCTTCGCTGCACGACGGCGACCAGATCAAGACAGTTTTCGCCGATGAAATCGATCGATCGCGAGTACGCTGA
- a CDS encoding OmpA family protein, with product MRLAARGLTAILSIFAIGAALSLAPSPVLAGDDGNSKNVSEDEIVRALAPPPKKPLTRGLSIGPQTEPAPSAAETKLLQSVRGRATRSLSVTEREEIASVAKDKPNIDLEITFDYNSANISAKSLSSVQALGRALTSPDLKGSTFVVAGHTDAAGGEAYNQDLSERRADSIKRYLVDKYAIPAADLVTVGYGKSKLKDPSQPMAEVNRRVQVVNMENKTTASK from the coding sequence ATGAGATTGGCTGCAAGGGGACTTACCGCGATCCTTTCGATCTTCGCCATCGGCGCCGCCCTGTCGCTGGCGCCGTCGCCCGTGCTCGCGGGCGATGACGGCAACAGCAAGAATGTCAGCGAGGATGAGATCGTTCGCGCCCTGGCGCCGCCGCCGAAGAAGCCCCTCACCCGCGGCCTCTCGATCGGCCCGCAGACCGAGCCCGCGCCGAGCGCGGCAGAGACCAAGCTGCTCCAGTCCGTCCGCGGCCGCGCCACGCGTTCGCTCTCGGTCACCGAACGCGAGGAGATCGCGTCGGTGGCCAAGGACAAGCCGAACATCGATCTCGAGATCACCTTCGACTACAACTCGGCGAATATCAGCGCCAAGTCGCTGTCCTCGGTCCAGGCGCTCGGCCGCGCGCTGACCAGTCCGGACTTGAAGGGCTCGACCTTCGTCGTCGCCGGCCACACCGACGCCGCCGGCGGCGAAGCCTACAACCAGGACCTGTCGGAGCGCCGCGCGGATTCGATCAAGCGCTACCTCGTCGACAAGTACGCCATCCCCGCGGCCGATCTCGTCACCGTCGGCTACGGCAAGAGCAAGCTGAAGGATCCGAGCCAGCCGATGGCGGAGGTGAACCGCCGCGTGCAGGTCGTCAACATGGAAAACAAGACCACCGCATCGAAGTGA
- a CDS encoding caspase family protein, whose translation MKIRFLVLLPLLVSLLPTAPSLAAGDRYALVIGNAKYPDADSPLKEPINDARDVADELKRDGFSVEVGENLTGDAMRRAFDKLYGKIKPGSVALVFFSGFGIQSARQSYMIPIDAQIWTESDVRRDGFSIETILGELNTRGAGVKIALIDASRRNPFERRFRSFSAGLTPVIAPNGTLVMYSAALASVVSDAGGDHSLFVQELLKEIRVPDLMAEETLNRTKMGVTRASRGEQVPWISSSLAEDFSFIPGAAGSRPTATTPPPAPPPAVVANNPPPAPPAPPPPPPAAPKPPAETNVAPAPAPSPKPQVESALPPPPPPVKPADPVATPSTSTDSGPSQAVLADDPTIKGLTAKIAANPDDVNALYRRGQVYASKGAYDLAIKDFDGTLRINPKDVEALNNRCWTRTVVGDLQGALKDCNEALRLRPNFVDALDSRGLVNLKSGAVKNAIADFDAALKINPRLTSSLYGRGLAKQRNGSAQEGALDIANAKAMDPNIVQEFASYGVR comes from the coding sequence ATGAAGATTCGCTTCCTTGTTCTTCTGCCATTGCTTGTCTCACTCCTTCCGACCGCGCCATCCCTGGCGGCCGGCGACCGTTATGCGCTGGTCATCGGCAACGCCAAATATCCGGACGCGGACAGCCCGCTGAAGGAACCGATCAACGACGCACGTGACGTCGCCGACGAGCTCAAGCGGGACGGCTTTTCCGTCGAGGTCGGCGAGAACTTGACCGGCGATGCCATGCGTCGCGCGTTCGACAAGCTCTACGGCAAGATCAAGCCGGGCTCGGTGGCGCTGGTGTTCTTCAGCGGTTTCGGCATCCAGTCGGCGCGCCAGAGCTACATGATCCCGATCGATGCGCAGATCTGGACCGAGTCGGACGTGCGCCGCGACGGCTTCAGCATCGAAACCATCCTCGGCGAACTCAACACCCGTGGCGCCGGCGTCAAGATCGCGCTGATCGATGCCTCGAGGCGCAACCCGTTCGAGCGCCGGTTCCGCAGCTTCTCTGCGGGGCTTACGCCGGTCATCGCGCCGAACGGCACGTTGGTGATGTATTCGGCGGCGCTCGCCTCGGTGGTCTCGGACGCCGGCGGCGACCACAGCCTGTTCGTCCAGGAGCTGCTCAAGGAAATCCGAGTCCCCGACCTGATGGCGGAGGAGACGCTGAACCGCACCAAGATGGGCGTCACGCGCGCCTCGCGCGGCGAGCAGGTGCCCTGGATCTCGTCCTCGCTGGCCGAAGATTTTTCGTTCATTCCGGGCGCGGCCGGATCGCGTCCGACTGCGACGACACCGCCACCGGCGCCACCACCCGCCGTGGTCGCCAATAATCCGCCGCCTGCGCCGCCCGCCCCGCCGCCACCGCCTCCGGCGGCGCCAAAGCCGCCGGCGGAAACGAACGTCGCGCCTGCCCCGGCCCCATCTCCGAAGCCGCAGGTGGAATCCGCTTTGCCGCCCCCGCCACCGCCGGTCAAGCCGGCCGATCCTGTCGCCACGCCGAGCACCAGCACCGACAGCGGGCCCAGCCAGGCCGTGCTGGCTGACGATCCCACGATCAAGGGCCTGACGGCGAAGATCGCGGCCAACCCCGACGACGTGAACGCGCTGTATCGGCGCGGTCAGGTCTATGCCAGCAAGGGGGCCTACGATCTCGCCATCAAGGATTTTGACGGCACGCTGCGGATCAATCCGAAGGACGTCGAGGCGCTGAACAACCGCTGCTGGACCCGCACCGTGGTCGGCGATCTCCAGGGCGCGCTGAAGGATTGCAACGAGGCGCTGCGGCTGCGGCCGAATTTCGTCGACGCGCTCGACAGCCGGGGCCTCGTCAACCTGAAGTCGGGCGCGGTGAAGAATGCCATCGCCGATTTCGACGCGGCGCTGAAGATCAACCCGCGCCTGACCTCCTCGCTCTACGGACGGGGCCTCGCCAAACAGCGCAACGGCTCGGCACAGGAGGGGGCCCTGGACATCGCCAATGCCAAGGCGATGGACCCGAACATCGTTCAGGAATTCGCAAGTTACGGAGTGCGTTGA
- a CDS encoding N-acyl homoserine lactonase family protein, whose protein sequence is MGNVCEIYALRYATMSPRTPHMNFLSPDPHDSAAQDLDYFVWLIRGGGRDILVDTGFNAEEAGLRARKLTLNPVDALERFGVAASSIRDIIVTHLHYDHAGNLDRFPNARFHLQEREMAYATGRCMCNGLLRHPFSVEHVTLMVRHVYGERVTFHSGDGEVAPGVTVHRVGGHSDGLQVVKVETARGPVVLASDATHYYANIQRKSPFPIVYNVGDMAQGWETIERLAGHPDRYIPGHDPIVTEIYPRASDKVDAWALHLPPSKSFAK, encoded by the coding sequence ATGGGAAACGTCTGCGAAATCTACGCCCTGCGCTATGCGACGATGTCGCCGCGTACTCCGCACATGAATTTCCTTTCGCCGGATCCGCACGATAGCGCGGCGCAGGACCTCGACTACTTCGTCTGGCTGATCCGCGGCGGCGGCCGCGATATTCTGGTCGATACCGGCTTCAATGCCGAGGAAGCGGGCTTGCGGGCTCGCAAGCTGACGCTCAATCCGGTCGATGCACTGGAGCGCTTCGGCGTCGCGGCGTCGAGCATTCGCGACATCATCGTCACGCATCTGCACTACGACCACGCCGGAAATCTCGACCGCTTCCCGAACGCGCGCTTTCATCTCCAGGAGCGCGAGATGGCTTACGCGACGGGGCGCTGCATGTGCAACGGCCTATTGCGACATCCGTTCTCGGTCGAACACGTCACGCTGATGGTGCGCCATGTCTATGGCGAGCGTGTTACCTTCCATTCAGGCGACGGCGAGGTCGCGCCGGGCGTCACCGTGCACCGCGTCGGCGGCCATTCCGACGGCTTGCAGGTGGTCAAGGTCGAGACCGCACGCGGACCGGTGGTGCTGGCGTCCGACGCCACGCACTACTACGCCAATATCCAGCGCAAGAGCCCGTTCCCGATCGTCTACAATGTCGGCGACATGGCGCAGGGCTGGGAGACGATCGAGCGTCTCGCCGGCCATCCCGACCGCTATATCCCCGGCCACGATCCGATCGTCACCGAGATCTATCCGCGCGCCAGCGACAAGGTCGATGCCTGGGCCCTGCATCTGCCGCCGTCGAAGTCGTTTGCGAAGTGA
- a CDS encoding MarR family transcriptional regulator — protein MARTTDTALKTRDADDTLPKARLDLFKFVPFRLNRLAAEVSTALAVEYQERHGLDIPAWRVLATLGFRNDACSAQYISQCTRTHKSTISRAVTTLLHDELIERVENAADRREFRLQLTKKGRALYEELFPQLLRREDEILSCLSVQERKQLSALLGKIEDSLDLIRTSEEADAKEAY, from the coding sequence TTGGCGAGGACGACAGACACCGCGCTGAAGACACGTGATGCGGACGACACGTTGCCGAAGGCGCGGCTCGATTTGTTCAAGTTCGTGCCATTCCGCCTCAACCGGCTGGCTGCCGAAGTCAGCACCGCGCTCGCTGTCGAGTATCAGGAGCGTCACGGCCTCGACATTCCGGCCTGGCGGGTGCTGGCGACGCTCGGCTTCCGCAACGATGCCTGCAGCGCACAGTACATCTCGCAATGCACGCGCACCCACAAATCGACCATCAGCCGCGCAGTGACCACGCTCCTGCATGACGAGTTGATCGAGCGGGTCGAGAACGCCGCCGACCGCCGCGAATTCCGCCTGCAACTGACGAAGAAGGGCCGCGCGCTATATGAGGAGCTGTTCCCCCAGCTCCTGCGGCGGGAAGACGAGATCCTCTCTTGCCTCTCGGTGCAAGAGCGCAAGCAATTGTCGGCGCTGCTCGGCAAGATCGAAGACAGTCTCGATCTGATTCGGACCAGCGAAGAGGCGGACGCCAAGGAGGCGTATTGA
- a CDS encoding FAD-dependent oxidoreductase, which yields MAQAKTQFGYRRHPDQDRPGPNPAEHAVVVVGAGPVGLSLAIDLAQRGQRVVLLDDADRIGEGSRAICFSKRSLEYWDRLGVGDRMVDKGVVWSVGRIFHGESQLYQFNLLPEDGHKRPAFINLQQYYAEAFLVDRINDLPGIDLRWRNKVTALEQRNDSVVLTIETPDGAYRLQAQYVIACDGARSSLRQMVGAEFAGQVFEDQFLIADVKMTAEFPTERWFWFDPPFHAGRSALLHRQPDDIWRIDLQLSRFADPVFEKKPENVRPRIARMLGHDKFEFEWISLYKFQCRRMDRFLHGRVIFAGDSAHQVSPFGARGANSGLEDAENLSWKLDRALRGSSPASLLESYHVERSLAADENIRESTRSTDFMAPNTHQEARLRKAVLSLARETEFGKRMVNGGRLSVPCSYDTPLSSPDADAWRGGPRPGCSMPDAPVALHAGERRYLTDVFRKGGTDFALLSFSNGAAVEVPDGVKDIRIGGEGGLADHAGLAAKRYDAEPGSAYLLRPDGYVAARFRHPTGAAIAEALSRAQGLN from the coding sequence ATGGCGCAGGCAAAAACCCAGTTCGGCTACCGCCGCCATCCCGATCAGGACCGCCCCGGCCCGAACCCGGCCGAGCATGCGGTGGTCGTGGTCGGCGCCGGCCCGGTCGGACTGTCGCTGGCGATCGACCTTGCCCAGCGCGGCCAGCGCGTCGTCCTCCTGGATGACGCCGATCGCATCGGCGAGGGCTCGCGCGCGATCTGCTTCTCGAAGCGTTCGCTGGAATATTGGGACCGGCTTGGCGTCGGCGACCGCATGGTCGACAAGGGCGTGGTGTGGAGCGTCGGCCGCATCTTCCATGGCGAATCCCAGCTCTACCAGTTCAACCTGCTGCCGGAGGACGGCCACAAGCGGCCGGCCTTCATCAACCTCCAGCAATATTACGCCGAGGCCTTCCTGGTCGATCGCATCAATGATCTGCCCGGGATAGATCTGCGCTGGCGCAACAAGGTGACGGCGCTGGAGCAGCGCAACGACTCCGTAGTGCTGACCATCGAGACGCCCGACGGCGCCTATCGCCTGCAGGCGCAATACGTCATCGCCTGTGACGGCGCGCGCTCCTCGCTGCGGCAGATGGTCGGTGCGGAGTTCGCCGGTCAAGTCTTCGAGGACCAGTTCCTGATCGCCGACGTCAAGATGACCGCGGAATTCCCGACCGAACGCTGGTTCTGGTTCGATCCGCCGTTCCATGCCGGCCGCTCCGCGCTGCTACATCGGCAGCCCGACGATATTTGGCGCATCGATCTCCAGCTCAGCCGTTTTGCCGATCCCGTCTTCGAGAAGAAGCCGGAAAACGTGCGGCCGCGCATCGCGCGCATGCTCGGCCACGACAAGTTCGAGTTCGAATGGATCTCGCTCTACAAATTCCAGTGCCGGCGGATGGACCGCTTTCTCCATGGCCGTGTGATCTTCGCCGGCGATTCCGCGCACCAGGTCTCGCCCTTTGGCGCACGCGGCGCCAATTCAGGTCTCGAGGACGCCGAGAATCTCTCCTGGAAGCTCGACCGCGCGCTGCGCGGCTCCTCGCCCGCGAGCCTGCTCGAGAGTTACCACGTCGAGCGGAGCCTCGCCGCCGACGAGAACATCCGGGAATCCACCCGCTCGACCGATTTCATGGCGCCGAACACGCATCAAGAGGCGCGGCTGCGCAAGGCGGTGCTGTCGCTCGCCAGGGAGACCGAGTTCGGCAAGCGCATGGTCAATGGTGGCCGGCTGTCGGTGCCATGCAGCTATGACACGCCGCTGTCCTCGCCCGACGCCGATGCGTGGCGCGGCGGCCCTCGGCCCGGCTGTTCCATGCCGGACGCGCCGGTCGCGCTACACGCGGGCGAGCGGCGCTATCTGACGGACGTCTTCCGCAAGGGAGGAACCGACTTCGCCCTGCTCTCGTTCAGCAATGGCGCAGCGGTCGAGGTGCCCGACGGCGTCAAGGACATCCGGATTGGCGGGGAGGGCGGACTGGCCGATCACGCAGGTCTTGCCGCGAAGCGTTACGACGCCGAGCCAGGCTCGGCCTATCTGCTCAGGCCCGACGGCTATGTCGCCGCGCGCTTCCGCCATCCGACCGGTGCCGCGATCGCAGAGGCGCTGTCGCGCGCGCAAGGTTTGAATTGA
- a CDS encoding DUF2783 domain-containing protein encodes MPLSTSSNFARPDDAFRAIVEAHRGLSDEQSADFDAALVLILANHIGDIEVLREALVLARRRMVDGQQQQQQQQ; translated from the coding sequence ATGCCGCTTTCCACCAGCTCGAACTTCGCGCGGCCCGATGACGCCTTCCGCGCCATCGTCGAGGCGCATCGCGGGTTGTCGGACGAACAGAGCGCCGATTTCGACGCGGCACTGGTCCTGATCCTCGCCAACCATATCGGCGACATCGAGGTGCTGCGCGAGGCCCTGGTGCTTGCCAGGCGGCGCATGGTCGACGGCCAGCAGCAACAACAGCAACAACAATAA